From Methanosarcina lacustris Z-7289, one genomic window encodes:
- a CDS encoding NADH-quinone oxidoreductase subunit B family protein, with the protein MVNPLTYVFRRKVTEKFDFSDAELEALGSELKAKVNQVFGHSLAIRELDSGSDNSTEIEISNLGNPHYDVERFGVSFVASPRHADVLMVTGAVTLNMAEAVKKTYEAMPSPKFVVAVGDDACDGGIYKGSYAVLGGVDKILPVDMKIPGNPPSPKEILKGLVVLMKQASK; encoded by the coding sequence ATGGTAAACCCACTTACGTATGTCTTCCGCCGAAAAGTAACGGAAAAATTCGATTTTTCAGACGCTGAACTCGAAGCCCTCGGCTCCGAACTGAAAGCGAAAGTTAACCAGGTTTTCGGGCACAGCCTTGCAATCCGCGAACTGGATTCAGGCAGTGACAATTCAACAGAGATTGAAATCTCAAACCTCGGAAACCCTCATTATGATGTTGAGAGGTTCGGGGTCTCTTTTGTTGCATCCCCGAGGCATGCTGACGTCCTGATGGTTACAGGAGCAGTCACCCTTAACATGGCTGAAGCCGTGAAAAAAACCTATGAAGCCATGCCCTCCCCAAAGTTTGTGGTAGCAGTGGGAGACGATGCCTGTGACGGCGGGATCTATAAGGGTTCTTATGCCGTACTCGGCGGGGTTGACAAAATCCTGCCTGTGGATATGAAAATTCCCGGGAACCCCCCCTCTCCGAAAGAGATTTTGAAAGGACTTGTTGTGCTGATGAAGCAGGCTTCAAAGTAA
- a CDS encoding hydrogenase large subunit has translation MNSNQNTVDLLIPADQKLMDGCQLPMNPAIPATQYITNLLNDISGTQPQIKVGKNKEVYIPLGEEEFLKTVPVLSQKGFVLISLFCVQDFEENPDFTLFYVFRLSGFTDVFAFMRHVLKETTSVATVFPSACWYEREIRDGFGIEFTDAFDKRRLFLHEAYPEDFHPLLKTFKNGKIQAVKNPKETYSFKQIDGEGVYQIPVGPVHAGIIEPGHFRFSVIGEPIFNLEIRLFYKHRGIEKLAEGKTPSACVPIAEAISGDETVANAVAFCTAVEKIAGIEVQARDSYLRAILLEMERIYSHMGDLSGMITDIGFPRMTTPFLIQRENLFRQNELLTGSRFMRSTIDIGGMKKDISGEALSKLSHYLETFAPKFEAAVADVRASSSLIDRFSTTGVLKKKLIAPLNLTGPIARASGASYDIRLDHPYGIYRTIPPKKHIRVAGDVLARFEVKAAEVLDSVSMIRKLIVSASDYSVASGVAVSKIPDGYALSMVEAPRGQSLHWVYVKDGRIDRYKVRTASYCNWKAIEHAVLDNIVPDFPLINKSLNLSYAGTDL, from the coding sequence ATGAATTCAAATCAGAATACAGTGGATCTACTGATCCCGGCAGATCAGAAATTAATGGATGGTTGCCAGCTTCCAATGAATCCCGCAATTCCAGCAACCCAATACATTACTAATTTGTTAAATGATATTTCAGGAACACAGCCGCAAATAAAGGTAGGGAAAAATAAAGAAGTATACATCCCTCTAGGGGAAGAAGAGTTTTTGAAAACAGTGCCTGTTCTTTCCCAGAAGGGTTTTGTCTTGATCAGCCTGTTCTGTGTCCAAGATTTTGAAGAAAACCCTGACTTTACCCTCTTTTATGTTTTCAGGCTAAGTGGTTTTACCGATGTGTTTGCATTTATGCGGCATGTATTGAAGGAAACAACATCTGTTGCCACGGTTTTCCCTTCAGCCTGCTGGTATGAGCGAGAAATTCGCGACGGGTTTGGGATAGAGTTTACGGATGCCTTTGACAAGAGGAGGCTCTTTTTACACGAGGCATACCCTGAAGATTTCCACCCTCTTCTTAAAACCTTTAAAAATGGAAAAATTCAGGCCGTCAAAAATCCGAAAGAAACGTATTCTTTCAAACAGATAGATGGCGAAGGCGTGTACCAGATCCCGGTTGGTCCTGTTCATGCTGGAATCATTGAGCCGGGCCATTTCAGGTTCAGCGTGATTGGAGAGCCCATATTCAACCTTGAAATTCGGCTCTTTTACAAACACCGGGGAATCGAAAAACTTGCCGAGGGAAAAACGCCCTCTGCCTGTGTCCCAATTGCAGAAGCCATAAGTGGGGACGAAACGGTTGCAAATGCTGTTGCCTTCTGCACGGCCGTAGAAAAGATTGCGGGAATCGAAGTTCAAGCCAGAGACAGTTACTTAAGAGCCATTCTCCTGGAAATGGAGCGCATCTACTCGCATATGGGCGATCTCTCGGGCATGATTACTGATATCGGATTCCCAAGGATGACCACACCTTTCCTCATCCAACGTGAAAATCTTTTCAGGCAAAACGAACTTCTCACAGGCTCCCGGTTTATGAGAAGCACTATAGATATCGGAGGCATGAAAAAGGATATTTCAGGAGAGGCCCTTTCAAAACTCTCCCACTATTTGGAAACGTTTGCACCGAAGTTTGAAGCCGCTGTTGCAGATGTCAGAGCTTCTTCGTCCCTTATTGACAGATTTTCAACAACCGGAGTTCTGAAAAAGAAACTCATTGCTCCGCTTAATCTTACAGGTCCCATTGCCCGGGCTTCGGGAGCTTCTTATGACATCCGGCTTGACCACCCTTATGGTATCTATAGAACCATACCCCCAAAAAAACATATAAGGGTAGCAGGAGATGTCCTTGCCCGCTTTGAAGTCAAGGCCGCAGAAGTCCTGGATTCGGTTTCCATGATACGAAAACTCATAGTCTCGGCTTCGGACTACTCGGTAGCTTCTGGAGTTGCAGTTTCAAAGATTCCTGACGGTTATGCCCTTTCGATGGTGGAAGCCCCAAGGGGCCAGAGCCTTCACTGGGTTTACGTGAAAGACGGGAGGATCGACCGCTACAAGGTGCGGACCGCATCCTACTGCAACTGGAAAGCAATCGAACACGCAGTCCTCGATAATATTGTTCCGGATTTTCCGCTTATAAACAAGAGCCTGAACCTCTCATATGCAGGCACCGATCTCTGA
- a CDS encoding proton-conducting transporter transmembrane domain-containing protein, with amino-acid sequence MILFGYLAVGAISLALILLSKSHRAMNAFSILHTLAFLAIGLYALLTTIVPAFEAGSEYFYVDHLSIYEVLITALLFFLASVYANGYVESLMHAQEMPRNNLKIFYMAFSLLLTTTTLAFLSNNLALFWIFAELTTVFSAALVAILSAKENIDAALKYIFIASGAMLFSFIGLIFLYTLYGEVLGSGTLNWTALMENAPLLSPKMLTASFVFLFIGFAAKSGIFPFHTWLPDAHSKAPSAVSAILSGVLLNVGMYGILRMYAVVRQTQAENLVSQFLMVFGLLTVAVAVLNMLLQRNLKMLIAFSSMEHMGILLLGIGVGTPLALFWTLFYVLAHSLTKASLFFSAGILHRQYESNMIQDIRDVLFLQPVAGWGFIIGSFAIVGMPPFPIFSAKFFILLEAFQFSKPLVFAILLLLVIASAGFARFLIKAFTRSSKDIGSGRSEKTLVPYVVRLGMKLPILSIIFMILVLGVYFPEFLENLLNEIVHELGYL; translated from the coding sequence ATGATTCTATTCGGTTATCTGGCAGTAGGAGCTATATCTCTTGCCCTTATCCTGCTCTCAAAATCTCACAGGGCAATGAATGCCTTCTCCATTCTGCACACACTTGCGTTTCTTGCAATCGGCCTTTATGCACTTCTTACTACCATAGTCCCGGCTTTTGAGGCAGGAAGCGAGTATTTCTATGTTGATCATCTCAGCATCTATGAAGTTCTCATTACAGCTTTGCTGTTCTTCCTGGCTTCTGTCTATGCAAACGGCTATGTAGAAAGCCTGATGCATGCCCAGGAAATGCCCAGGAATAACCTTAAAATATTTTATATGGCTTTTAGCCTCCTACTTACTACAACGACCCTGGCTTTTTTATCCAATAACCTTGCCCTTTTCTGGATCTTTGCCGAGCTGACGACGGTCTTTTCAGCCGCGCTTGTGGCAATCCTGTCTGCAAAAGAAAACATCGACGCTGCCCTCAAATACATCTTCATAGCTTCCGGAGCTATGCTCTTTTCATTTATAGGGCTAATCTTTCTGTATACCCTCTACGGAGAAGTACTGGGCAGCGGGACCCTGAACTGGACCGCACTGATGGAAAATGCACCTCTTTTGTCCCCTAAAATGCTGACTGCAAGTTTTGTATTTTTGTTTATTGGCTTTGCAGCAAAATCCGGGATTTTCCCCTTCCATACCTGGCTTCCGGATGCCCACTCAAAAGCCCCTTCAGCAGTAAGTGCCATTTTATCCGGGGTCCTGTTAAATGTAGGCATGTATGGAATTCTCCGGATGTACGCAGTTGTCCGACAGACACAGGCTGAAAATCTGGTGTCTCAATTCCTGATGGTCTTTGGGCTGCTTACAGTAGCAGTTGCAGTCCTGAATATGCTTTTGCAGAGAAACCTGAAGATGCTGATTGCCTTTTCAAGTATGGAACATATGGGCATTCTCCTCCTCGGAATAGGGGTTGGCACGCCTCTGGCTCTCTTCTGGACGCTTTTTTATGTCCTGGCCCACTCGCTGACCAAAGCCTCGCTCTTCTTTTCGGCAGGTATCCTGCACCGACAATACGAAAGCAATATGATCCAGGATATTAGAGACGTCCTTTTTCTCCAGCCCGTTGCAGGCTGGGGCTTTATCATTGGGAGCTTTGCAATCGTCGGCATGCCCCCCTTCCCTATATTTTCGGCCAAATTCTTCATCCTATTAGAAGCGTTCCAGTTTTCGAAACCGCTTGTCTTTGCAATTCTACTCCTGCTAGTCATTGCATCAGCTGGATTTGCAAGGTTTTTAATCAAGGCCTTTACCCGGAGTTCGAAAGACATTGGATCTGGAAGATCGGAAAAAACACTTGTTCCGTATGTAGTCAGACTGGGGATGAAACTCCCTATCCTGTCCATTATTTTCATGATATTGGTACTCGGGGTTTATTTCCCGGAATTTCTGGAAAACCTGTTGAACGAAATCGTGCATGAGCTTGGATACCTGTGA
- a CDS encoding hydrogenase subunit, whose protein sequence is MILSFMTDPAFLENIVRILFVFVLIAAAFILSTRNIASLLTVYTVQSLLLVLIATFLYLMEGNQTLLEIAVLTLVTKVLLIPFFINLIGEKIKISRDMKFNYLEPTSSLLVSMALILLAYVFVSGFFDEVILGKLFFIGAVIGLSLTLMGMLVIFSRRKVITKAIGYLTMENGVLLFGIFVADLPFIIEILIVIDLMILILLTTILATGLDSTIEEYHQRLQTLKIWSGREH, encoded by the coding sequence ATGATACTCTCTTTCATGACAGATCCGGCATTCCTCGAAAACATAGTCAGGATCCTCTTTGTCTTTGTGCTGATCGCTGCAGCCTTTATTCTTTCCACAAGGAATATTGCCTCACTGCTGACAGTCTATACTGTCCAGTCCCTGCTGTTGGTCTTGATCGCCACGTTTCTCTACCTGATGGAGGGAAACCAGACGCTGCTTGAGATAGCAGTCCTGACGCTTGTTACCAAGGTGCTCTTAATACCCTTCTTTATAAACCTGATCGGGGAAAAAATAAAAATCAGTCGGGATATGAAGTTTAACTACTTGGAACCGACATCGTCTCTCCTTGTAAGCATGGCCCTTATCCTGCTTGCCTATGTCTTCGTATCCGGCTTTTTCGATGAGGTTATCCTGGGAAAGCTGTTTTTCATCGGGGCTGTTATAGGCTTATCCCTGACTTTGATGGGCATGCTTGTGATATTTAGCCGGAGAAAAGTGATTACAAAAGCCATAGGATACCTGACAATGGAAAACGGGGTACTGCTCTTCGGAATCTTTGTTGCGGATCTCCCCTTTATTATAGAAATCCTGATCGTAATAGATCTGATGATCCTTATACTGTTAACAACCATCCTGGCAACAGGCCTCGATTCTACAATTGAAGAATACCACCAGCGCCTCCAGACACTCAAAATCTGGTCAGGGAGGGAGCATTAA
- a CDS encoding respiratory chain complex I subunit 1 family protein translates to MNASFLLFTLLNTGFVLLISPLFMSLIKKVKAYTQGRKGPRLLQSYSDLRKLMQKEVVYSPNSSGIMRITPYLNLAVLLLATLFIPIVFIPEAPAGIGNIIVFLYLLAIERFFTALCGLDAGSTFGGMGSSRLMSLSAVIEPTMIIAFAALAYVLKTVNFHEMFAITAGSTIPESPTLALISISLFIIIIVETGRIPVDNPATHLELTMINEAMILEQSGKNLALIELAHAVKQTILMAVLINILAPWGLATELTFTGIVVSCLYFLVKASLLAGLIGLFESSIAKMRLFRLPGFYMMAFFFSALTILMEVFA, encoded by the coding sequence ATGAATGCTTCATTCCTCTTATTCACCCTGCTAAATACGGGCTTCGTCCTGTTGATCTCGCCGCTCTTTATGAGCCTGATCAAAAAGGTCAAGGCCTATACTCAGGGAAGAAAAGGTCCTCGTCTCCTGCAGAGCTATTCCGATTTGCGCAAGCTTATGCAAAAGGAAGTTGTGTATTCCCCGAACTCCTCCGGAATTATGAGGATCACTCCCTACCTCAACCTGGCAGTCCTTCTCCTGGCCACCCTCTTTATCCCGATCGTCTTTATCCCGGAAGCTCCGGCAGGAATCGGAAACATAATCGTCTTCCTCTACCTGCTTGCAATAGAGCGTTTTTTTACGGCACTGTGCGGGCTTGATGCGGGCAGCACTTTCGGGGGCATGGGAAGTTCCCGCTTAATGAGTCTCTCAGCTGTGATTGAACCTACAATGATCATAGCCTTTGCTGCGCTTGCATATGTATTGAAAACCGTAAACTTTCACGAGATGTTTGCAATAACTGCCGGGTCCACCATCCCGGAAAGCCCAACCCTTGCCCTGATTTCCATTTCCCTCTTTATAATCATCATAGTGGAAACCGGGAGGATCCCAGTGGATAACCCGGCAACACATCTTGAGCTTACTATGATCAACGAAGCCATGATTCTGGAACAGTCCGGGAAAAACCTGGCTTTAATAGAGCTTGCCCATGCAGTTAAACAGACAATCCTGATGGCAGTCCTGATAAACATTTTGGCTCCCTGGGGTCTTGCAACCGAGCTTACCTTCACGGGGATTGTGGTCTCATGCCTCTATTTCCTTGTAAAAGCCAGTCTGCTGGCAGGATTAATAGGACTCTTTGAGTCCTCTATTGCAAAAATGCGGCTTTTCAGGCTGCCCGGATTCTATATGATGGCCTTTTTCTTTTCCGCACTTACCATCCTGATGGAGGTGTTTGCATGA
- a CDS encoding proton-conducting transporter transmembrane domain-containing protein: MNILLEALVYGAIAALISGTVLPLLYRSKNTRKTSFGLSLLSSVLLLGFAGAILYTGKEPVFPAIRYLPGLDFTLAADRLAAGFVLLIAAVVPGVSIYSIEYVEHAKSEAGKNLQAALTNLFILAMLMVVLAGNMVIFLIFWEIMSISSLLLVLHDYSSEENKKAGFFYFIMTSLSTAFLFMGFISLFRLTGSAEFGPLEYPASILNLPFICLFIGFGIKAGIVPFHKWLPYAHPAAPSSISALMSGVMLKVAIYGFLRFLLSVYTLELWWGILILIGGSLSAVLGVIYALKESDIKRLLAYSSIENIGIIFLGIGLYVIFKVEGLETLAMLSLVGACFHAFNHALFKSLLFLCAGSVVHATGTRNIEAFGGLVKRMPRTAVFFMIGSVSIAALPPTNGFVSELMLFQAYFYSSALSDPLLKVLLIITLSVFALTSALAAALFVKLFGITFLALPRTKYAEDATEVPKFMLLGEAIPAILCILSGLFSAQILVMLGFDFEVPDMLILGLILIGACGLVWFAVRNSGPSGSPRISKETWGCGSLAQHPTMEYTSAGFSEPLVVIFKKVYRTEISSTRIYEDTKESIFKSGTARIHLMKFFEEILYTPIAGAVCLVSSNISKMQNGKLDTYVLYVFIAVLTLMIFTRFFA; encoded by the coding sequence GTGAATATATTGCTCGAAGCCTTAGTGTACGGTGCAATTGCCGCCCTTATATCCGGAACTGTTCTCCCTCTTCTGTATCGCAGTAAAAACACAAGAAAGACTTCTTTTGGCCTTTCTCTTCTCTCATCAGTCTTGCTTCTGGGTTTTGCGGGCGCGATCCTCTACACTGGAAAAGAGCCTGTATTTCCAGCCATCAGATATCTCCCGGGACTGGATTTTACCCTTGCTGCAGACCGGCTCGCAGCAGGCTTTGTCCTGCTAATCGCAGCAGTCGTTCCCGGTGTTTCAATTTATTCGATAGAATATGTGGAACACGCGAAAAGCGAAGCCGGGAAAAACCTGCAGGCAGCCCTGACAAATCTCTTCATCCTTGCCATGCTTATGGTAGTGCTCGCAGGCAATATGGTCATCTTCCTTATATTCTGGGAAATAATGTCCATCTCATCTCTCCTGCTTGTGCTTCACGACTATTCATCTGAGGAAAATAAAAAAGCAGGTTTCTTTTATTTTATAATGACCAGTCTGAGTACGGCCTTTCTTTTTATGGGTTTTATAAGTCTTTTCAGGCTGACTGGATCTGCCGAATTCGGACCGCTGGAATATCCGGCAAGCATCCTGAATCTGCCTTTTATCTGCCTTTTCATAGGTTTCGGAATCAAAGCAGGAATTGTCCCCTTCCATAAATGGCTGCCCTATGCCCATCCTGCAGCTCCTTCAAGCATATCAGCTCTTATGTCAGGGGTTATGCTAAAGGTTGCAATCTACGGTTTCCTGCGTTTTTTACTCTCGGTTTACACCCTCGAACTCTGGTGGGGCATACTTATCCTGATAGGAGGCAGTCTCTCGGCAGTATTAGGGGTGATTTACGCCCTCAAGGAAAGCGATATAAAAAGGCTGCTAGCCTACAGCAGCATCGAAAATATAGGAATCATTTTCTTAGGGATAGGCCTGTATGTAATATTCAAAGTAGAGGGACTTGAAACCCTTGCCATGCTAAGCCTTGTGGGGGCCTGTTTCCACGCTTTTAACCACGCCCTCTTTAAAAGTCTGCTCTTCCTCTGTGCAGGCTCGGTGGTCCATGCCACAGGCACGCGGAATATCGAAGCCTTCGGAGGCCTTGTAAAACGTATGCCCCGTACCGCTGTTTTCTTCATGATAGGGTCGGTTTCGATTGCAGCCTTGCCTCCAACAAATGGCTTTGTAAGTGAGCTGATGCTTTTTCAGGCTTATTTCTATTCCTCAGCTCTTTCCGACCCCCTTCTAAAGGTGCTTCTCATCATCACCCTCTCGGTCTTTGCCCTCACCAGTGCGCTCGCAGCAGCCCTCTTCGTGAAGCTTTTTGGGATCACCTTCCTTGCCCTTCCGCGGACGAAATACGCAGAGGATGCTACAGAAGTTCCAAAATTCATGCTGCTCGGAGAAGCCATACCTGCGATTCTCTGCATCCTTTCAGGGCTGTTTTCAGCCCAAATTTTGGTCATGCTGGGCTTTGACTTTGAGGTTCCGGACATGCTGATTCTCGGATTGATTCTTATTGGAGCATGCGGGCTGGTGTGGTTTGCAGTTCGTAATTCCGGCCCTTCAGGAAGCCCAAGGATAAGTAAAGAAACCTGGGGTTGCGGGAGTCTGGCCCAGCACCCCACAATGGAATACACTTCTGCAGGCTTTTCGGAGCCCCTTGTGGTCATCTTCAAAAAGGTATACAGGACGGAGATCTCCAGCACCAGGATTTATGAAGATACAAAGGAAAGCATATTTAAGAGCGGAACTGCCAGGATTCACCTAATGAAATTCTTTGAAGAGATTCTTTACACCCCTATAGCCGGGGCAGTCTGCCTGGTCTCTTCCAATATATCCAAAATGCAGAATGGGAAGCTGGATACCTATGTACTCTACGTTTTCATTGCGGTACTTACACTAATGATATTTACGAGGTTTTTCGCATGA
- a CDS encoding dihydrofolate reductase family protein: protein MIVLVSEKTPELYINYLKERNYDFIRAGAGRVDVRQALEFANELYGFKLVVSDSGGILNSILLEQGLVEEISLVFTISEEGCLPFQWREEFVNSLNILFAMCYLDVFKFQYNIRLSGTNP, encoded by the coding sequence GTGATCGTCCTTGTATCGGAAAAGACTCCTGAGCTTTACATCAATTACCTGAAGGAAAGGAACTACGATTTTATCCGGGCAGGAGCAGGACGCGTGGATGTCAGGCAGGCCCTTGAATTTGCAAATGAACTATATGGATTTAAACTTGTAGTCTCGGACAGCGGAGGAATACTGAACAGCATACTGCTTGAACAGGGGCTCGTTGAGGAAATCAGCCTTGTTTTCACGATAAGCGAAGAAGGGTGCTTGCCATTTCAATGGCGAGAGGAATTCGTCAACTCTCTCAACATTCTTTTCGCCATGTGTTACCTTGATGTGTTCAAATTCCAATATAATATTAGACTTTCAGGCACAAACCCGTAA
- a CDS encoding ABC transporter ATP-binding protein, with translation MHALEFEGVSKAFAEKNVIRDISFSVEQGEIFGLLGPNGAGKTTLIRLLLDIIKPDSGEIRVFGGSLSPAAKDRIGYLPEERGLYRKTKLLDTLVYLAQLKNVPRKEAHANAEALLKSLELYDYRGKRVEELSKGMQQKIQFLSSIIHEPELIILDEPFSGLDPISTKTVKDKILEYRNSGRTVILSTHMMEQAQKLCDRILMLNKGERVLYGTVAGIRKEHRNNSLLVEFAEKRNMSIIQEIPGIRKITEHDGSVEIFPEEGISAQIILQELVRRADILRFEQGLPSLNEVFIETVESGSGE, from the coding sequence ATGCATGCTCTGGAATTTGAAGGCGTATCAAAGGCTTTCGCCGAAAAAAATGTTATCAGAGATATCTCTTTTTCAGTCGAGCAGGGTGAGATCTTCGGGCTGCTGGGACCAAACGGGGCTGGAAAAACCACCCTTATAAGGCTGCTTCTTGATATTATAAAGCCGGATTCGGGAGAAATCCGGGTCTTTGGGGGTTCCCTGAGTCCTGCTGCAAAAGACAGGATAGGCTACCTTCCTGAAGAAAGGGGACTGTACAGGAAAACAAAGCTTCTGGATACGCTTGTCTACCTCGCACAGCTTAAAAACGTTCCACGAAAAGAGGCTCATGCAAATGCAGAGGCTCTTCTGAAATCCCTGGAACTATACGATTACAGGGGGAAAAGGGTAGAAGAGCTTTCGAAAGGGATGCAGCAAAAAATTCAGTTCCTTTCTTCTATCATTCATGAACCTGAACTTATTATTCTTGACGAGCCTTTTTCCGGGCTTGATCCCATAAGCACGAAAACCGTTAAAGACAAAATTCTTGAGTACAGGAACTCAGGCAGGACTGTTATCCTCTCCACGCATATGATGGAACAGGCGCAGAAACTCTGCGACAGGATCCTTATGCTGAATAAAGGCGAACGAGTGCTTTACGGCACAGTTGCAGGGATACGAAAGGAGCATAGGAATAACTCCCTGCTTGTGGAATTCGCCGAAAAAAGAAATATGAGTATTATTCAGGAAATTCCAGGCATCAGAAAAATTACAGAGCATGATGGGTCAGTTGAGATCTTTCCTGAGGAAGGCATAAGTGCGCAGATAATCCTTCAAGAGCTTGTAAGGCGAGCTGATATCCTGCGGTTTGAGCAGGGTCTTCCTTCCTTGAACGAGGTTTTTATTGAGACTGTGGAGAGTGGTTCTGGTGAGTAA
- a CDS encoding ABC transporter permease: protein MSNFSGKTFIVARYEFLKTIRRKEFLFMTFVFPIFLAAIAIIPTLLAGTTLAEDQRVGYIDMTGSFDFPESLTHEGFSLGPMGAKPSNIDFVKYEESSEVRKALQSGQISSYLIVPADFLETGVIELYSSEKGMSVSGSELSAELSNIAINSLLKDRVNESVIERVKDPINLNMYNVGDNGESSEQGIAEILTSFGLPFIMAFLLFFSIFSASGYLLRGVAEEKENRIMEVLLSSVTPSELLTGKVLGLGAVGLLQIVVWLSVIFLGGGYALPIKIEPMLLFIALIYFLLGFLFFASMMAGVGAVTGSLQESQQIAGIFTFIAAFPLIFMQVILTSPNSPLAVFLSLFPFTSPASMLARIAASEVPFYQIAASFFILFVSIHVVIVISSRLFRVYLLMYGKRPGVKEILKNIREGGR, encoded by the coding sequence GTGAGTAACTTTTCTGGAAAAACCTTTATTGTTGCCAGATACGAGTTCCTGAAAACCATAAGGCGTAAAGAGTTTTTATTCATGACCTTTGTTTTTCCTATTTTTCTTGCCGCAATCGCTATTATCCCCACTCTGCTTGCCGGCACCACTCTTGCCGAAGATCAGAGGGTAGGCTATATTGACATGACCGGTTCCTTTGATTTCCCTGAATCATTAACTCATGAAGGTTTCTCTTTAGGGCCGATGGGAGCAAAGCCCTCAAATATAGATTTTGTAAAGTACGAAGAGAGCTCTGAAGTCAGGAAAGCCCTGCAATCAGGGCAGATTTCTTCCTATCTTATAGTCCCGGCAGATTTCCTTGAGACAGGCGTGATAGAACTTTATTCCTCCGAAAAGGGAATGTCAGTTTCGGGGTCTGAACTCTCGGCTGAACTTTCAAATATAGCGATCAATTCTCTCCTGAAAGACCGGGTAAATGAATCCGTGATCGAGAGGGTGAAAGATCCGATTAACCTGAATATGTATAATGTAGGAGACAATGGAGAATCTTCAGAGCAGGGCATAGCCGAGATCCTTACCAGCTTTGGTCTGCCTTTCATTATGGCCTTTCTCCTTTTTTTCAGCATTTTTTCCGCGTCAGGCTATCTCCTCCGTGGGGTTGCTGAAGAAAAGGAAAACAGAATTATGGAGGTTCTTCTTTCTTCTGTAACCCCTTCCGAGCTGCTTACCGGCAAAGTACTGGGGCTTGGGGCAGTCGGCCTCCTGCAGATTGTAGTGTGGCTCTCAGTAATTTTTCTGGGAGGTGGCTATGCCCTTCCGATAAAAATAGAGCCCATGCTCCTTTTTATTGCCCTTATTTATTTCCTGCTTGGTTTTCTCTTCTTTGCCAGCATGATGGCAGGAGTTGGGGCAGTAACCGGCTCCCTTCAGGAGAGCCAGCAGATTGCAGGAATTTTCACATTTATAGCTGCATTTCCTCTTATATTCATGCAGGTGATCCTTACAAGCCCCAACAGCCCGCTTGCAGTTTTTCTTTCCCTGTTTCCTTTTACCTCTCCTGCATCCATGCTTGCAAGGATCGCGGCTTCGGAAGTTCCGTTCTATCAGATCGCAGCGAGCTTCTTTATCCTCTTTGTTTCAATTCATGTAGTAATTGTGATTTCAAGCCGACTGTTCAGGGTTTACCTGCTTATGTACGGAAAAAGGCCTGGGGTAAAGGAAATCCTGAAGAATATCCGGGAAGGCGGCAGGTAA